A genomic stretch from Corynebacterium kutscheri includes:
- the thrC gene encoding threonine synthase encodes MHYISTRDSLQTQKSFSDILLGGLAADGGLYLPVEYPQLDVEKLNYLREILNNDGYAALAAEVLALFIDDIPQTDLQEIAARAYTYPKFSSPDIVPITQLEEGIFIGHLSQGPTAAFKDMAMQLLGEFFEYELARRGKILNILGATSGDTGSAAEYAMRGRNGIKVFMLTPKGRMTAFQQAQMFGLDDPNIFNIALDGVFDDCQDVVKAISNDAEFKAEKHIGAVNSINWARLVAQVVYYIACWIRATDSVEQKVSFSVPTGNFGNICAGHVAKQMGLPIDKLILATNENDVLDEFFRTGEYRVRSSADTFETSSPSMDISRASNFERFIFDLLDRDAAQVADLFAVQVPQGGFSLAKHPAFSDVSAKYGFLSGKSTHADRIKTIADCHHRLGVLIDPHTADGVKVARQWVQEITTPIIVLETALPVKFAETMTEAIGYTPETPERFAAIMQAERTVVDIANDVHAVKQFIAMHS; translated from the coding sequence ATGCATTACATCTCTACGCGCGATAGTCTTCAAACTCAGAAATCTTTTAGTGATATTTTGCTTGGTGGTTTAGCTGCTGATGGCGGTCTTTATCTACCGGTGGAATATCCACAGTTAGATGTAGAAAAGCTTAACTATTTGCGCGAGATCCTTAATAACGACGGTTATGCAGCACTTGCTGCGGAAGTCTTGGCTCTTTTTATTGATGACATCCCGCAGACAGATCTTCAAGAAATTGCTGCGCGTGCGTATACCTATCCGAAATTTTCTAGCCCAGATATTGTTCCAATAACCCAGTTAGAAGAGGGTATTTTTATTGGGCATCTTTCACAAGGCCCTACCGCCGCTTTTAAAGATATGGCGATGCAATTACTAGGGGAATTTTTTGAATATGAACTAGCTAGGCGTGGTAAAATATTAAATATTCTTGGAGCAACCAGTGGTGATACTGGATCGGCCGCTGAATATGCGATGCGTGGACGCAATGGAATTAAAGTTTTTATGCTTACCCCAAAGGGGCGCATGACTGCTTTCCAACAGGCACAGATGTTTGGGCTTGATGATCCAAATATTTTTAATATTGCGCTTGATGGGGTTTTTGATGATTGTCAAGATGTAGTCAAGGCGATTTCTAATGATGCAGAGTTTAAAGCAGAAAAGCATATTGGTGCGGTTAATTCTATTAACTGGGCGCGGCTAGTAGCCCAGGTTGTTTATTACATTGCTTGCTGGATTAGGGCAACAGATAGTGTCGAGCAAAAAGTGTCTTTTAGTGTGCCCACCGGAAACTTTGGCAATATTTGTGCTGGACACGTCGCAAAGCAAATGGGATTACCCATTGATAAGCTTATTCTGGCAACAAATGAAAATGATGTTTTAGACGAATTTTTCCGTACCGGAGAATATCGGGTACGAAGCTCGGCAGATACTTTTGAAACCTCGAGTCCATCAATGGATATTTCGAGAGCTAGCAATTTTGAGCGGTTTATTTTTGATTTGCTTGACCGCGATGCTGCACAGGTAGCAGATTTATTTGCTGTTCAAGTGCCTCAAGGTGGATTCTCCTTGGCAAAGCATCCTGCGTTTTCAGATGTATCCGCTAAGTATGGTTTTCTATCCGGTAAGTCGACGCATGCTGATCGCATAAAAACTATTGCGGATTGTCATCATCGTTTGGGTGTTCTTATTGATCCACACACTGCTGATGGCGTGAAAGTAGCACGTCAATGGGTGCAAGAGATTACAACCCCAATTATTGTTCTCGAGACAGCATTGCCAGTGAAATTTGCCGAGACAATGACTGAAGCTATTGGTTATACCCCAGAAACACCAGAGCGTTTTGCTGCAATTATGCAAGCAGAACGCACAGTCGTTGATATTGCTAATGACGTGCATGCTGTGAAGCAATTTATAGCTATGCATAGTTAA
- a CDS encoding NUDIX hydrolase has translation MATPEFIVELRKKIGHDPLFLAGVTAIVIKDVPPGAPVFEVPQVLLVKRADTGEWTPVTGIIDPGEEPHSAAVREVAEETGLEVSVEALLGVGAIEPVTYPNGDQCQFLETAVRCSVIGEDKPIVGDDESTDVRWFSIMQMPPMQPRFRLCIGDAVAQLRHPEGYRARLGFEKRDRTR, from the coding sequence ATGGCCACACCAGAGTTCATCGTAGAACTGCGTAAAAAGATTGGCCATGATCCCTTATTCCTTGCTGGCGTTACCGCCATTGTGATTAAAGACGTTCCCCCTGGTGCACCTGTTTTTGAGGTGCCTCAGGTGTTATTAGTTAAACGTGCCGATACTGGAGAGTGGACACCAGTGACTGGAATTATTGATCCTGGTGAAGAACCTCATAGTGCTGCCGTGCGGGAAGTTGCCGAAGAAACTGGGCTTGAGGTTAGCGTAGAAGCATTGCTTGGCGTGGGTGCGATAGAACCAGTGACCTATCCGAATGGCGATCAATGTCAGTTTTTGGAAACTGCTGTGCGATGCAGTGTCATTGGTGAAGATAAACCAATAGTCGGTGATGATGAATCTACTGATGTGCGTTGGTTTTCAATAATGCAGATGCCGCCTATGCAGCCTAGGTTTAGATTATGTATTGGTGATGCGGTAGCACAGTTACGTCACCCAGAGGGATATCGTGCCAGATTAGGCTTTGAAAAACGCGATCGCACCCGGTAA
- a CDS encoding Na+/H+ antiporter family protein, translating to MNAVLIAVILMIVLAVMRVHVVLALFISALVGGLLAGLGLDATMVAFQEGLSGGAKIALSYALLGAFAMAVASSGLPTVLARWISKKIGHQAGPKTIVAAKWLMVAGILAMSVMSQNLIPIHIAFIPLIIPPLLEVMNSLRIDRRLIACVITFGLVTTYMFLPVGFGAIFLNSILLGNISAAGMDISDINVIHVMAIPALGMVVGLLVAIFFSYRKPRDYAYVEVNQAPEEEVSRYKVIIALVAIVATFAVQVIMQATDTDADSLLVGALTGLAIFMLTGAVNWREADDVFTAGMKMMALIGFIMITAQGFASVMVATGEVESLVSTSAALFGDNKAVGAFVMLLIGLIVTMGIGSSFSTLPIIATIYVPLCMTMGFSPAATVAIIGAAGALGDAGSPASDSTLGPTSGLNVDGQHDHIRDTVIPTFIHFNLPLIAAGWIAAMVL from the coding sequence ATGAATGCAGTCCTTATTGCTGTTATCCTCATGATCGTTTTGGCGGTTATGCGGGTACATGTTGTACTTGCCCTATTTATTAGCGCCCTTGTTGGTGGTTTACTTGCTGGTCTTGGCTTGGATGCCACTATGGTTGCCTTTCAAGAAGGGCTTTCCGGGGGAGCTAAAATTGCGCTTAGCTACGCCCTATTAGGGGCTTTTGCTATGGCAGTAGCAAGTTCGGGGTTACCGACTGTATTAGCACGTTGGATTAGTAAAAAAATAGGCCATCAAGCTGGTCCCAAAACAATTGTTGCGGCAAAATGGTTGATGGTAGCAGGCATTTTGGCGATGTCGGTTATGAGCCAAAATCTTATCCCTATCCACATTGCTTTTATTCCACTTATTATTCCGCCGCTATTAGAAGTGATGAACTCCTTGCGTATTGATCGCCGGCTGATTGCATGTGTGATTACTTTTGGCTTGGTTACCACTTACATGTTCTTGCCAGTAGGCTTTGGCGCGATCTTCTTAAATAGCATTTTGTTAGGAAATATTTCTGCTGCTGGTATGGATATTTCTGATATCAACGTTATTCATGTCATGGCGATACCGGCACTGGGTATGGTTGTGGGTTTACTCGTGGCTATTTTCTTTTCGTATCGGAAACCCCGCGATTATGCTTACGTTGAGGTTAATCAGGCACCAGAAGAAGAGGTCTCGCGCTATAAGGTTATTATTGCCCTAGTAGCGATTGTGGCAACCTTTGCCGTGCAGGTAATTATGCAAGCCACCGATACTGATGCTGATAGCCTGCTTGTTGGGGCGCTTACTGGTTTAGCAATTTTTATGCTTACCGGTGCAGTAAATTGGCGCGAAGCTGATGATGTGTTTACTGCTGGAATGAAAATGATGGCGCTGATTGGTTTTATTATGATTACCGCTCAGGGTTTTGCCTCAGTAATGGTGGCCACCGGCGAAGTGGAATCTTTGGTCAGTACCTCTGCGGCTTTGTTTGGTGATAATAAGGCAGTGGGTGCATTTGTGATGCTGCTGATCGGTTTGATCGTCACCATGGGAATCGGTTCTAGCTTTTCGACGCTGCCAATTATTGCAACCATTTATGTACCACTGTGTATGACAATGGGCTTTAGTCCTGCCGCTACCGTGGCAATTATCGGTGCAGCCGGTGCACTAGGTGATGCCGGATCACCAGCATCGGATTCTACTTTAGGGCCAACCTCAGGGCTTAATGTGGATGGTCAGCATGACCATATTCGTGACACCGTTATTCCAACCTTTATCCACTTCAATCTACCATTGATTGCAGCCGGTTGGATTGCCGCCATGGTGTTATAA
- a CDS encoding bifunctional [glutamine synthetase] adenylyltransferase/[glutamine synthetase]-adenylyl-L-tyrosine phosphorylase: MKSSRTNRGGLPTMAGLDLHRRNAQEDLEWLGWYNLASLDLLWALAGTADADLALNSIVRLAHMLDDTEGSHIELDKELRENAVFRVRLFALLGGSAALADHLVANPQQWRALTYGIPSREEMFVTLLSAVAAQPAHFLDDTAVGLGANAVDQAQVDCTTAGTYCAEIGGIEAERILRLEYRTLLLRIAALDLAGTYADNGRHEGGETLRFSTVVHALSDLADAALTAALAVAVHNIYGQTPLDSTFAVIAMGKCGARELNYISDVDVIFVAGSVTTRITRLASEFIRIGSRCYFEVDAALRPEGKRGALVRTLESHLAYYQRWAQTWEFQAQLKARPMTGSLALGQDYLDALSPLVWQASQRDSFVSDVQIMRRRVVENVPATMRDRELKLGDGGLRDVEFAVQLLQLVHGRADESLRTLATVDALTALIDGGYVGREDGAELIFDYEFLRLLEHRLQLHKLKRTHTLPAYDDEHNMRWLARSAGFLPRDGVSSTEKLKKELRTVRRTILSLHHKLFYRPLLNSVAQLDAGTIKLTPVAAKLQLGALGYQYPDRAFEHLRALAAGSGRKAKIQAMLLPMLMEWLAHTADPDAGLLNYRKLSDAANDRTWFLRMLRDEGIVGQRLMRILGNSPFAAELIISAPDCVKQFGDGTHGPKLLEINPETVSRSLVRAASRHEHPEKAISVACSLRRVELARLAAADLLNLMEVKEICHGLSIVWDAVLEAALHAEIRFSLQGKLAPATIAVIGMGRLGGAELGFGSDADVMFVCEPADGVDDTTAVRWASEICERMRTRLAKPSGDPPLEVDLGLRPEGRSGAVVRTLDSYYQYYKRWGEVWEIQALLRATWIAGDTDLGVRFCQMIDQFRYPTAGADEKMIQEVRRMKARVDNERLPRGADRNTHTKLGRGALTDIEWTAQLLTLMYAHKHKQLHSTSTLTVLEAIKDKKLIAPEKVDILIKAWLTATQARNAIVLVRGKRADQLPLPGPQLAAVAGAAGWNPNDYQEFLENYLKITRHARKVVDEVFWGEPVGEHEV, encoded by the coding sequence ATGAAATCATCTCGTACCAATAGGGGCGGCCTGCCTACGATGGCAGGGTTGGATTTACATCGACGCAATGCTCAAGAAGATCTTGAGTGGCTGGGCTGGTACAACTTAGCAAGTCTTGACTTATTATGGGCCTTGGCAGGAACAGCAGATGCTGATTTAGCACTTAACTCTATTGTTCGTCTTGCTCATATGCTTGACGATACTGAAGGTAGTCATATCGAACTTGATAAAGAGTTACGAGAAAATGCTGTTTTTCGGGTTCGATTATTTGCGCTTTTGGGTGGTTCGGCAGCGCTTGCTGATCATTTAGTTGCTAATCCACAACAATGGCGAGCTCTTACCTACGGTATTCCTTCCCGGGAAGAGATGTTTGTGACTTTGCTTTCTGCGGTAGCAGCACAACCAGCGCACTTTTTAGATGATACTGCCGTAGGGCTTGGTGCTAATGCGGTCGATCAAGCGCAAGTAGATTGCACCACTGCTGGTACCTATTGTGCTGAAATAGGTGGAATTGAAGCAGAAAGAATTCTCCGCTTGGAATATCGCACCTTGTTGCTGCGAATTGCCGCATTAGATCTTGCTGGTACCTATGCTGACAATGGACGGCATGAAGGTGGTGAGACGCTGCGTTTTAGTACTGTTGTGCACGCATTGAGCGATTTAGCTGATGCGGCTTTAACCGCAGCTTTAGCAGTAGCAGTACATAATATTTATGGACAAACACCACTTGATAGCACTTTTGCCGTGATAGCAATGGGCAAATGTGGTGCCCGTGAGCTCAATTATATTTCTGATGTCGATGTTATTTTTGTTGCTGGATCAGTGACAACCAGAATAACTCGGTTGGCCAGTGAATTTATCCGAATTGGGTCGCGATGTTATTTCGAAGTGGATGCTGCTTTGCGCCCAGAAGGAAAACGTGGTGCATTAGTGCGTACTCTTGAATCTCATTTGGCGTATTACCAGCGGTGGGCACAAACCTGGGAGTTTCAAGCACAATTGAAAGCCCGACCGATGACGGGATCATTAGCACTAGGTCAGGATTATCTTGATGCATTAAGCCCATTGGTTTGGCAGGCTAGTCAACGCGATTCTTTTGTCAGTGATGTCCAAATCATGCGCCGACGAGTTGTTGAAAACGTTCCTGCCACAATGCGCGATAGAGAACTTAAGCTTGGCGACGGTGGGCTGCGCGATGTTGAATTTGCAGTGCAACTTCTTCAACTTGTTCATGGTCGGGCAGATGAATCTTTGCGCACGCTGGCTACAGTCGATGCCTTAACTGCACTTATTGATGGTGGTTATGTAGGCAGAGAAGATGGTGCGGAGCTTATTTTTGATTATGAGTTTTTGCGTCTTCTAGAGCACCGTTTGCAACTGCATAAGTTGAAACGAACTCATACGCTTCCAGCCTATGATGATGAGCATAATATGCGGTGGCTAGCTAGAAGTGCAGGTTTTTTGCCGCGTGATGGGGTCAGCAGCACCGAAAAGTTAAAAAAAGAGTTACGCACAGTACGACGCACTATTTTGAGCCTGCACCACAAGCTATTTTATCGACCATTGCTTAACTCAGTGGCACAGTTGGATGCTGGCACTATTAAACTCACCCCGGTAGCAGCAAAATTACAGCTTGGGGCACTAGGATATCAATATCCAGATCGTGCTTTTGAACATCTTAGGGCATTAGCAGCAGGCAGTGGTAGGAAGGCAAAGATTCAAGCAATGCTTTTGCCGATGCTGATGGAATGGCTTGCTCACACTGCTGATCCGGATGCTGGATTATTAAATTATCGAAAATTATCTGATGCAGCTAATGATCGCACGTGGTTTTTAAGAATGTTGCGCGATGAAGGTATTGTCGGCCAGCGGTTAATGCGGATTTTAGGCAATTCTCCTTTTGCTGCTGAGTTGATTATTTCTGCTCCAGATTGTGTAAAACAGTTTGGCGATGGTACTCACGGACCAAAATTATTGGAGATAAATCCAGAAACTGTGTCGCGATCTTTAGTACGGGCAGCTTCGCGGCATGAGCACCCAGAAAAAGCTATTTCTGTAGCCTGCAGTTTAAGACGAGTGGAATTAGCCCGTCTAGCAGCGGCAGATTTGTTGAATCTTATGGAAGTCAAAGAAATCTGTCACGGTTTATCTATTGTGTGGGATGCCGTATTAGAAGCAGCGTTGCACGCTGAGATTCGTTTTTCATTGCAAGGGAAACTAGCCCCGGCAACCATCGCAGTTATTGGTATGGGGCGTTTAGGTGGTGCTGAATTAGGGTTTGGCTCTGATGCGGATGTGATGTTTGTTTGTGAGCCTGCGGATGGGGTTGATGATACAACGGCAGTACGGTGGGCGAGTGAGATTTGCGAACGCATGCGCACTCGGTTGGCTAAACCAAGCGGTGATCCACCATTAGAAGTTGATCTTGGTTTGCGTCCAGAGGGTCGTTCTGGGGCGGTAGTACGAACATTAGATTCCTATTATCAGTACTATAAGCGTTGGGGGGAGGTATGGGAGATTCAAGCTCTTTTACGGGCTACTTGGATTGCCGGGGATACTGATTTGGGGGTGCGGTTTTGTCAAATGATTGATCAGTTTCGGTATCCCACAGCAGGCGCTGATGAGAAGATGATTCAAGAGGTGCGACGGATGAAAGCTCGAGTAGATAATGAGCGTCTACCTCGTGGTGCGGATCGAAATACGCACACTAAATTAGGCCGGGGAGCCTTAACTGATATTGAGTGGACTGCTCAGCTTCTTACCTTGATGTATGCGCACAAGCATAAGCAGTTGCATAGTACTTCGACGCTGACGGTATTAGAGGCAATTAAAGATAAAAAATTAATTGCTCCAGAAAAAGTAGATATCTTAATCAAGGCATGGCTTACTGCTACTCAAGCGCGAAACGCAATTGTTTTAGTGCGTGGAAAACGCGCTGATCAATTGCCTCTACCTGGTCCTCAACTAGCAGCGGTTGCGGGGGCAGCGGGGTGGAACCCTAATGATTATCAGGAATTTTTAGAAAATTATTTGAAGATCACCCGACACGCTAGAAAAGTAGTTGATGAGGTGTTTTGGGGTGAGCCAGTAGGTGAGCATGAAGTCTAA
- the glgB gene encoding 1,4-alpha-glucan branching protein GlgB, whose translation MSFSSDLQLNDDDRRRLTTCSHHDPHGLYGWHATEQAALIRTRQLGAQKVEVIIGNSRHEMFPIGDGIFELALSDTTPIDYRLYVTWDDGTTTEIADPYHFLPTIGEFDLHLIGEGRHESLWTVLGSHIRSYDTELGTVTGTSFAVWAPNAAGVAVVGDFNGWNPNQHPMRSLGQSGIWELFIPGIGVGEVYKFAIHTPEGQRIDKADPLARQAEVPPATGSIVTESQYTWSDQKWLSQREEKDYNREPISIYEVHLGSWRQGLNYEQLAQELVEYVSQMGYTHVEFMPVAEHPFGGSWGYQVSGYYAPSARFGSPDQLRALIDAFHNAGIGVIVDWVPAHFPKDDFALGRFDGRALYEHPDWRRGEHKDWGTYIFDFGRNEVRNFLVANALYWLEEFHIDALRVDAVASMLYLDYSREEGEWEPNVFGGRENLEAVQFIQEMNGTVHKHYRGVLTIAEESTSWPGVTTPTEHGGLGFSMKWNMGWMNDTLEYFSHDPIHRSYHHNEITFSMVYAYSENFILPFSHDEVVHGKGSLWTRMPGDAWNKAAGLRTLYAYIYAHPGKKLLFQGQEFGQVMEWSEARSLDWDDTVGWEGEYHDDLRRLVIDLNNLYKQSPSLFTQDHDPAGFSWVKSDDAANNILAFTRYSDDGEKMLCVFNLGGTSQPHYKLGVPAGGNWECVLNTDAGVYQGANNTLETHVAAWDTHWDGYNHSLTVHIPAMSAQFYRWVA comes from the coding sequence ATGTCTTTTTCTTCTGATCTTCAACTCAATGACGACGATCGTCGCCGGCTTACTACCTGTTCACACCACGATCCACATGGACTATATGGTTGGCACGCTACCGAGCAGGCTGCGCTTATTCGTACCCGACAGCTTGGTGCGCAGAAGGTCGAAGTTATTATCGGTAATAGCCGCCATGAAATGTTTCCTATTGGCGATGGTATCTTTGAGCTGGCACTATCTGATACCACCCCGATTGATTACCGGCTTTACGTTACTTGGGATGATGGCACAACCACTGAAATTGCCGATCCTTATCACTTCTTGCCAACCATCGGAGAATTCGATCTTCATCTTATTGGTGAAGGCCGTCATGAAAGCCTATGGACGGTATTGGGTTCGCATATCCGCAGTTATGATACTGAACTAGGCACGGTTACCGGTACTTCTTTTGCGGTATGGGCACCCAATGCCGCCGGTGTTGCTGTTGTTGGTGATTTCAATGGTTGGAATCCAAACCAGCATCCTATGCGTTCGCTAGGGCAATCCGGTATCTGGGAATTATTTATCCCTGGTATCGGTGTGGGTGAGGTATATAAATTTGCTATCCATACCCCAGAAGGCCAGCGCATAGATAAAGCTGATCCGCTAGCTCGGCAGGCAGAGGTTCCTCCAGCAACGGGTTCTATTGTCACCGAGTCTCAATACACGTGGTCGGATCAAAAATGGCTTAGCCAACGCGAAGAAAAAGACTATAACCGTGAGCCAATAAGTATCTATGAGGTACACCTTGGTTCTTGGCGGCAGGGATTAAATTATGAACAGCTTGCTCAAGAATTAGTCGAGTATGTTTCGCAAATGGGTTATACTCACGTCGAGTTTATGCCAGTTGCAGAGCATCCTTTCGGTGGTTCTTGGGGTTATCAGGTTTCTGGTTATTATGCTCCCAGTGCACGCTTTGGCAGTCCGGACCAATTGCGTGCGCTTATTGATGCCTTCCATAATGCTGGTATTGGTGTCATTGTCGACTGGGTGCCAGCACACTTTCCTAAAGATGATTTCGCACTGGGTCGTTTCGATGGTCGAGCACTGTATGAACACCCTGACTGGCGTCGTGGTGAGCATAAGGATTGGGGCACTTATATCTTTGACTTTGGCCGCAATGAGGTACGTAACTTCCTTGTCGCCAATGCTTTATACTGGCTGGAAGAATTCCACATCGATGCTTTAAGAGTCGATGCTGTTGCTTCCATGTTGTACTTGGATTATTCACGTGAAGAAGGTGAATGGGAGCCTAATGTTTTCGGTGGTCGAGAAAACCTAGAGGCGGTGCAATTTATCCAAGAAATGAATGGCACTGTACACAAGCACTATAGGGGTGTGCTAACTATTGCTGAGGAATCTACTTCTTGGCCGGGAGTAACAACTCCTACTGAGCATGGTGGGTTAGGTTTCTCCATGAAATGGAATATGGGGTGGATGAACGATACCCTCGAATACTTCTCTCACGATCCGATCCACCGCAGCTATCACCACAATGAGATTACTTTCTCTATGGTGTATGCCTATTCCGAGAATTTTATTCTTCCGTTTAGCCACGATGAAGTAGTACACGGTAAAGGCTCGTTATGGACACGTATGCCTGGCGACGCATGGAATAAGGCCGCAGGTCTGCGCACTCTCTACGCTTATATATATGCTCACCCAGGTAAAAAATTGCTCTTCCAAGGCCAGGAATTTGGCCAGGTCATGGAATGGAGTGAAGCACGTTCACTTGATTGGGATGACACGGTAGGTTGGGAAGGTGAATATCACGATGACCTGCGACGACTAGTTATTGATCTTAATAACCTTTATAAACAGTCCCCTTCCCTTTTTACTCAAGACCATGATCCTGCTGGTTTCAGTTGGGTTAAATCTGATGATGCCGCTAATAATATTCTGGCGTTTACCCGCTATAGCGATGACGGGGAGAAAATGCTCTGTGTATTTAACCTCGGCGGCACCAGTCAACCGCACTATAAGCTGGGCGTGCCAGCCGGCGGCAATTGGGAATGTGTCTTAAACACCGATGCTGGAGTATACCAAGGCGCAAACAATACTCTAGAAACTCACGTTGCTGCCTGGGATACCCATTGGGATGGCTACAACCACTCCCTTACCGTGCATATTCCAGCAATGAGCGCACAATTCTACCGCTGGGTTGCCTAA
- a CDS encoding MFS transporter, whose amino-acid sequence MTASKSTINQLSKRAIIVWLSACGVYIVAVTGRTSFGIAGVFAIDRFHIDASRLAFFTSVQLGVYAISQIPVGLLIDRYGARRILLLGALVMTSGQFILGIATTYPLAISARILIGAGDATAFLSVLRLLPVWFPARVSPLFAQLTGCLGQIGQFLSAVPFLWLLNTYGWSISFISLAAVGVLISFAAVIFVSNTRAEPRVHFFHRTRESIDQPGSATPTRTYAILSHVIKSPLVWRALFIHWTNMAPLNVFLLLWGTPTMTLGMNFTAAQVGIVFTCVTISTIIAGFGHGFLSARLSHRRDIFASSTAGINITCLTLLYVIPTTPPRPVTVIMLVICASLLIPSANYGFDSIREKMPLPVLATATGFANMGGFTAVMLSAQIMGALLDSRGGYSWPDFRYAWTGLLLVWIIGIIGFCVAHWKITHSTTSEATT is encoded by the coding sequence GTGACGGCGTCGAAAAGCACGATAAATCAACTAAGCAAGCGAGCAATAATTGTTTGGCTTAGCGCATGCGGTGTTTATATCGTTGCAGTTACTGGACGGACAAGCTTTGGAATAGCTGGTGTTTTTGCCATCGATCGCTTCCATATTGATGCATCCAGACTTGCCTTTTTCACTTCGGTACAGCTCGGTGTGTATGCGATAAGCCAAATCCCGGTAGGACTGCTTATTGATCGTTATGGCGCGCGCCGTATTTTACTTTTAGGTGCTTTGGTTATGACAAGTGGTCAATTTATTTTAGGAATTGCCACAACGTATCCCCTAGCTATTAGTGCACGAATACTTATTGGAGCCGGGGATGCCACCGCCTTTTTATCGGTACTGCGTCTACTACCAGTCTGGTTTCCGGCTCGGGTTAGCCCACTATTTGCTCAACTTACTGGTTGTTTAGGACAAATCGGGCAATTCCTTTCCGCTGTTCCCTTCTTATGGTTGCTTAATACTTATGGCTGGTCTATTAGTTTTATTTCTCTTGCTGCAGTAGGAGTACTAATAAGTTTTGCCGCAGTTATCTTTGTTTCCAATACTCGTGCCGAACCACGAGTACATTTTTTCCATCGCACCCGCGAATCTATAGACCAGCCTGGATCAGCAACTCCAACCCGCACCTATGCCATACTGTCGCACGTGATAAAAAGCCCCCTGGTATGGCGGGCACTTTTTATCCATTGGACAAATATGGCACCGCTGAATGTCTTTCTACTGCTCTGGGGCACACCCACAATGACTCTCGGCATGAATTTCACTGCGGCTCAGGTGGGAATCGTATTTACTTGCGTGACAATAAGCACCATCATCGCTGGTTTTGGTCATGGGTTTCTTTCCGCACGACTTAGTCACCGACGCGATATTTTCGCCAGCAGTACCGCCGGTATAAATATTACTTGCTTAACTTTATTATATGTGATTCCAACAACACCACCGCGCCCTGTAACAGTAATTATGCTCGTTATCTGCGCATCATTGCTTATTCCTAGTGCTAACTATGGTTTTGATAGCATTCGCGAAAAAATGCCGCTGCCAGTGCTAGCCACAGCAACCGGCTTTGCCAATATGGGTGGGTTTACTGCGGTCATGCTATCTGCACAAATAATGGGTGCGCTACTCGATAGTCGCGGCGGTTATTCCTGGCCTGATTTCCGCTATGCCTGGACTGGGCTTCTTTTGGTCTGGATTATCGGCATTATTGGTTTTTGTGTTGCTCACTGGAAAATAACTCACAGCACAACTAGCGAGGCCACCACGTAA
- a CDS encoding biliverdin-producing heme oxygenase: MTTAVRSIAADLKLYTAQAHEDAEHSYFMSHLMEGELNKDAFIALQEQSWFFYRALEEAVEAVRESGRCIEFLDPRLNRSAALEHDLNVLHGSTQWHDTVHALPATKNYVAALEEIRDNKDAPRLIAHHYVRYLGDLSGGQAIGRMMQRHYGVDPEAVSFYDFAEIGKLKPYKDLYREKLDGLAEEFSEEEIEILLAEAARAFGFNHRVFAELEKN, from the coding sequence ATGACGACCGCCGTTCGTAGTATTGCTGCTGACTTGAAGCTTTACACTGCGCAAGCTCATGAAGATGCTGAGCATTCTTATTTTATGAGCCACCTTATGGAGGGGGAACTAAATAAAGATGCTTTTATTGCTTTACAAGAGCAATCCTGGTTTTTTTATCGCGCATTGGAAGAAGCAGTTGAAGCGGTACGTGAAAGCGGACGGTGTATCGAATTTCTTGATCCTCGATTAAACCGTAGCGCTGCGCTAGAGCATGATCTTAATGTTTTGCACGGATCGACTCAGTGGCATGATACCGTGCATGCGCTTCCAGCTACTAAAAACTATGTTGCAGCGCTAGAAGAGATTCGGGATAACAAAGATGCGCCTCGGTTGATTGCACACCATTATGTGCGTTACTTGGGTGATCTTTCTGGCGGTCAGGCGATTGGGCGTATGATGCAACGCCATTATGGAGTAGATCCAGAGGCAGTAAGTTTCTACGATTTTGCAGAGATTGGAAAACTCAAACCATATAAGGATCTCTACCGTGAGAAACTTGATGGACTTGCTGAAGAATTTTCTGAAGAAGAAATTGAGATTCTATTGGCTGAAGCTGCTCGTGCTTTTGGTTTTAATCATCGGGTCTTTGCTGAGTTAGAAAAGAATTAA